From Flavobacterium arcticum, the proteins below share one genomic window:
- a CDS encoding peptide MFS transporter: MEKSTSNDFFKSNVLGHPAGLFVLFFTEMWERFSYYGMRALLVLFLISKLADGGWAWPEEHALALYGTYTSLVYLTTIMGGFLADKYLGYRWAVVIGALLMTLGHASMAVETPMSLYIGIGLLIFGNGFFKPNMTSIISYMYKDHPEKKDGAYTIFYMGVNAGAFLGIMLCGYIGENESWSLGFGLAGIFMFFGMLQFYFTQNIFGTIGTKPTAAEKLDKKTVTDGDKRVPFTSFDLFLIVTSLILGLVWIINDPYSKISGNNLLDFKVGNLDGSNFIILLGLGLFLILLVGRLTRYATVTRDRLIAVTIFAFFTIFFWASFEQAGGSMTIFAERYTQRALTGSTASMFKIINTLLTVVPLGIITYVLFKLFQQTFKKYPLGNIILGSSFVIIWGVVLWMLNREFSNDDTTVAASWFGILNSFFIIAFAPLVSKVWESKYNPPAAVKYGIGLSLLGLGFGSLAYGASEIVNGADIKVSMVWLIFAYLFHTLGELCLSPVGLSYVSKLVPARMIGMMFGIWYLAIAIGNKTAGSMGGMINEITEKYSLSTFFLIFTIVPIGLGILVVLLHPLLKKLMHGVH, from the coding sequence ATGGAGAAATCTACATCAAACGACTTTTTTAAATCAAATGTTTTAGGACATCCAGCAGGGCTGTTTGTACTGTTCTTTACTGAAATGTGGGAACGTTTTTCCTACTACGGAATGCGTGCACTATTAGTATTATTCCTTATTTCTAAGCTTGCTGACGGTGGGTGGGCATGGCCAGAAGAACATGCATTGGCTTTATATGGTACTTATACCTCTTTAGTATACTTAACTACCATTATGGGAGGTTTCCTTGCTGATAAATATTTAGGCTACCGATGGGCAGTTGTAATAGGAGCTTTATTAATGACATTAGGGCATGCTAGTATGGCTGTAGAGACTCCTATGTCTTTATATATTGGTATCGGGTTATTGATATTTGGTAATGGTTTCTTTAAACCGAATATGACATCGATTATTTCATATATGTATAAAGATCACCCTGAGAAAAAAGATGGTGCTTATACCATTTTTTATATGGGTGTAAATGCAGGGGCTTTCTTAGGTATTATGCTTTGTGGTTATATAGGTGAAAATGAAAGTTGGAGTTTAGGTTTTGGTCTTGCAGGTATCTTTATGTTCTTTGGAATGTTACAATTTTACTTTACACAAAATATATTTGGTACTATAGGTACTAAACCTACCGCTGCTGAAAAGCTTGATAAAAAAACTGTTACTGATGGAGATAAAAGAGTTCCTTTTACTTCATTTGATCTTTTTCTTATAGTAACCTCTCTTATTTTAGGATTAGTTTGGATTATAAATGATCCTTATTCTAAAATTAGCGGTAATAACCTACTAGACTTTAAGGTTGGTAATCTTGATGGTTCTAATTTTATTATACTATTAGGTCTTGGTCTATTCTTAATTTTGTTAGTAGGTAGGTTAACTCGTTATGCTACAGTTACAAGAGATAGGCTTATTGCAGTTACTATTTTTGCATTCTTTACTATTTTCTTTTGGGCTTCGTTTGAACAGGCAGGAGGTTCTATGACAATTTTTGCAGAACGATATACGCAAAGAGCATTAACAGGCTCTACTGCTTCGATGTTTAAAATCATCAATACGTTGCTTACTGTAGTACCATTAGGTATTATTACATATGTACTTTTTAAATTGTTCCAACAGACGTTTAAAAAATATCCTTTGGGTAATATTATATTAGGATCCAGTTTTGTAATAATATGGGGGGTTGTACTTTGGATGCTTAATCGTGAGTTTAGTAATGATGATACAACTGTTGCTGCTTCATGGTTTGGTATATTAAACTCTTTCTTTATTATTGCTTTTGCACCACTTGTTTCTAAAGTATGGGAAAGTAAATACAATCCACCTGCCGCAGTAAAATATGGTATTGGGTTATCTCTTTTAGGTTTAGGCTTTGGTTCACTTGCCTACGGTGCATCTGAAATAGTTAATGGAGCTGATATAAAAGTCAGCATGGTGTGGCTTATATTTGCATACTTGTTCCATACGCTTGGTGAGCTTTGTCTTTCTCCAGTAGGATTATCTTATGTTAGTAAGTTAGTGCCTGCAAGAATGATAGGTATGATGTTTGGTATTTGGTATTTAGCTATCGCTATAGGTAATAAAACCGCAGGTAGTATGGGAGGTATGATTAATGAAATTACTGAAAAGTATTCATTATCAACGTTTTTCCTTATTTTTACCATAGTACCTATAGGTCTTGGTATATTAGTGGTGCTATTACATCCATTACTTAAAAAGCTAATGCACGGGGTGCATTAA
- a CDS encoding peptide MFS transporter, protein MATLAKQPHEKELFGHPVGLYILFLTEMWERYSYYGMRALLTLYMAAKTMGDNPGLGWSNSESLMLYGWYTMLVYVMSIPGGIIADKYLGQKKSVLVGAIILVFGHGVLAIDQEWAFFTGLGLIVLGVGMLKPNISTMVGGLYKPNDIRRDKGFSIFYIGINVGSLLATSSVGIVAAIYGWHYGFGLAGICMLLGLIVYLWGQKYLVHVGNVATVEEKKDDVSIAEMYKRLLKSPKHLLIVFVMICLSLYAGFTFEGVDHWGYGVLFVFISLVVGLMMMIYKDLDTQVMKDRFLVILLSFGLVIVFWGAFEQAGGLMSLYTEQKTNRDFFGLFEIPTAVFQGFNAGFIILFAVGVANFWAKRKLKNKEASSLFKMATGTIIMGTGFVFMVFASLQYEANGESAMYWLILAYLFHTIGELCSSPVSLSFITKLAPARYASLMMGAYFASTGLGNKVAGILGENASEYGELTIFASIFIFTIVFGLLVIALLKPLKRLTHGVEDNETEITENTIETTT, encoded by the coding sequence ATGGCTACACTAGCAAAACAACCACACGAAAAGGAGCTTTTTGGGCATCCAGTAGGGCTTTACATCCTGTTTTTAACCGAAATGTGGGAACGCTATTCTTATTACGGAATGCGTGCTTTACTAACGCTTTATATGGCTGCAAAAACAATGGGCGATAACCCAGGATTAGGTTGGTCTAATTCTGAATCTTTAATGTTGTATGGTTGGTATACTATGCTGGTATATGTAATGTCGATACCAGGAGGTATTATTGCAGATAAATATCTTGGACAAAAAAAGTCAGTATTGGTAGGTGCAATTATTCTTGTATTTGGTCACGGAGTATTAGCTATAGATCAAGAATGGGCTTTCTTTACAGGATTAGGGCTCATTGTGTTGGGTGTTGGTATGCTTAAACCCAATATATCTACCATGGTAGGGGGGTTGTATAAGCCAAATGATATTCGTAGGGATAAAGGATTTAGTATTTTTTATATAGGTATTAATGTTGGGTCGTTATTGGCAACATCTTCTGTTGGTATTGTGGCCGCGATATACGGCTGGCACTATGGTTTTGGTTTAGCAGGTATCTGTATGTTATTAGGGTTAATTGTTTACCTATGGGGACAAAAGTATTTAGTTCACGTTGGTAATGTTGCTACTGTAGAAGAAAAGAAAGATGATGTATCGATTGCCGAAATGTATAAAAGATTACTAAAATCACCAAAACACTTATTAATAGTGTTTGTAATGATATGCTTATCATTATATGCTGGTTTTACTTTTGAAGGTGTTGATCATTGGGGGTATGGGGTATTATTTGTTTTTATTTCTCTAGTAGTAGGTCTAATGATGATGATATATAAAGATCTTGATACACAGGTTATGAAAGATCGCTTTTTAGTAATATTGCTTTCTTTTGGACTTGTAATAGTATTTTGGGGTGCTTTTGAACAAGCTGGCGGATTGATGAGTTTATATACAGAACAGAAAACGAATCGTGATTTCTTTGGTTTATTTGAGATACCTACAGCAGTGTTTCAAGGCTTTAATGCAGGGTTTATTATACTTTTTGCAGTAGGAGTAGCAAATTTTTGGGCTAAAAGAAAACTGAAAAACAAAGAAGCATCTTCACTATTTAAAATGGCGACAGGTACTATTATAATGGGTACTGGTTTTGTATTTATGGTTTTTGCATCATTACAATATGAAGCTAACGGAGAGTCTGCAATGTATTGGTTAATACTAGCTTACTTATTTCATACCATTGGAGAATTATGTTCTTCACCTGTTTCTTTATCTTTTATAACTAAACTTGCCCCAGCTAGATATGCATCATTAATGATGGGAGCTTACTTTGCTTCTACAGGTTTAGGTAATAAGGTAGCGGGAATTTTAGGAGAGAATGCTTCAGAATATGGAGAATTAACTATTTTTGCTAGCATTTTTATCTTTACTATTGTTTTTGGGCTTTTGGTTATAGCATTGCTTAAGCCATTAAAAAGACTTACTCACGGTGTTGAGGATAATGAAACAGAGATTACAGAAAACACAATTGAAACTACTACATAA
- a CDS encoding S9 family peptidase — protein MNNITRALFIFLLTTISVVAQQKITLEQIWSGAFRTQGMDELHAMKNTNQYTVLDIDWNAGTAQIDLYDFATLNKVSTLIDSKNHVELRGIDSYTFSSDEKKILIATNSEYIFRHSFTADYFIYDISAKTLSKVGDSKIQEPTFSADNSKIAYGYENNLYVYNVATKKTTQITNDGKKNAIINGITDWVYEEEFAFVRAYDWNATGDKIAFIRFDETEVPEFTMEYYNQGLYPAPYTFKYPKAGENNSKVSLHIYDVKANTNKKVNLSDFNAYYIPRIKWTNDAQTLSVRLMNRHQNNLDLVFVDATNGKTEGILNEKDDAYIDVTDNLTFLNDNSFIWTSEKDGYNHIYHYNKKGKLINQVTKGNWEVTAYYGFDDKTGAVFYQSVENGSINRDVYSISIKGKKKTRLTPQTGTNEATFSPNFDYFINSFSSSTTPDTYTLHSAKDGKLVKEIVDNKRLAEGLKVFNLPTKEFMVITTPKGHELNAWMIKPTDFDPNKKYPVFMYQYSGPGSQQVNNDWNGYDDYWFMMLAQQGYIVACVDGRGTGFKGAAFKKVTYKELGKYEVEDQIDAAKVIGGYNYVDESRIGIFGWSYGGFMSSNCILKGNDVFKMAIAVAPVTNWRFYDSVYTERYMQAPQENASGYDENSPINHVKKLKGSYLLVHGSADDNVHLQNTMLMVEALVQANKQFDWAIYPDKNHGIYGGATRLQLYTKMTNFIKEKL, from the coding sequence ATGAATAACATTACAAGAGCACTTTTTATATTTTTATTGACAACTATTTCGGTTGTCGCACAACAAAAAATAACACTCGAACAAATATGGAGTGGAGCTTTCCGTACACAAGGTATGGATGAGTTACACGCTATGAAAAACACCAATCAATATACTGTTTTAGATATTGACTGGAATGCTGGAACTGCACAAATAGATTTGTATGACTTTGCTACACTTAATAAAGTAAGTACACTTATAGACTCTAAAAATCATGTTGAACTTCGTGGTATAGATAGTTATACTTTTAGTTCTGACGAAAAAAAAATATTAATTGCTACTAATTCAGAGTATATATTCCGTCATTCCTTCACGGCAGATTATTTTATTTATGACATTTCAGCTAAAACTTTATCTAAAGTTGGTGACTCGAAAATACAAGAACCAACTTTTTCTGCGGATAATTCCAAGATAGCATATGGTTATGAGAATAACTTGTATGTGTATAATGTAGCTACCAAAAAAACAACTCAAATTACTAACGATGGTAAAAAGAATGCTATAATAAATGGTATTACTGACTGGGTTTACGAGGAAGAATTTGCTTTTGTACGCGCTTACGATTGGAATGCGACAGGCGATAAAATAGCTTTTATCCGATTTGATGAAACCGAAGTGCCTGAGTTTACTATGGAGTATTACAATCAAGGTTTATATCCTGCACCTTATACGTTTAAATACCCTAAAGCAGGAGAGAATAACTCTAAAGTATCACTGCATATCTATGATGTAAAAGCAAATACAAATAAAAAAGTAAATCTTAGTGATTTTAATGCCTACTATATTCCTCGTATAAAATGGACTAATGACGCACAAACACTTAGTGTACGGTTGATGAACAGACATCAGAATAATCTTGATCTTGTTTTTGTTGATGCTACTAACGGTAAAACCGAAGGCATACTTAATGAAAAAGATGACGCTTATATTGATGTTACAGATAACCTTACTTTTCTTAACGATAATAGTTTTATATGGACAAGTGAGAAAGATGGTTACAATCATATTTATCACTATAATAAAAAAGGTAAGCTAATCAACCAAGTTACAAAAGGCAATTGGGAGGTGACAGCTTATTATGGTTTTGATGATAAAACAGGCGCTGTTTTTTATCAATCGGTAGAGAATGGTTCTATTAATCGTGATGTATATAGCATTAGTATTAAAGGGAAAAAGAAAACTCGCCTTACGCCACAAACAGGTACAAACGAGGCTACTTTTAGCCCTAACTTCGATTACTTTATCAATTCGTTTTCTAGTAGTACAACACCTGATACTTATACTCTGCACAGCGCAAAAGATGGTAAGCTTGTAAAAGAGATAGTAGATAATAAAAGACTTGCTGAAGGATTAAAAGTTTTTAACTTGCCTACTAAAGAATTTATGGTGATTACTACACCTAAAGGTCATGAATTAAATGCTTGGATGATAAAACCAACTGATTTTGACCCGAATAAAAAATATCCTGTGTTTATGTACCAATACAGCGGGCCAGGTTCGCAACAGGTAAATAATGACTGGAACGGCTATGATGATTATTGGTTTATGATGCTGGCGCAGCAAGGTTATATTGTAGCCTGTGTAGATGGGCGTGGTACAGGCTTTAAAGGGGCTGCATTTAAAAAAGTGACTTATAAAGAGCTTGGTAAATATGAAGTGGAAGACCAAATAGATGCTGCCAAAGTAATAGGAGGATATAACTATGTAGATGAATCGCGCATTGGTATTTTTGGCTGGAGTTATGGTGGCTTTATGTCATCTAACTGTATATTAAAAGGTAACGATGTGTTTAAAATGGCTATTGCTGTTGCTCCTGTAACCAATTGGCGTTTTTATGATTCAGTTTATACCGAGCGTTATATGCAGGCACCACAAGAAAATGCTTCTGGGTATGACGAGAACTCTCCAATAAATCATGTAAAGAAATTAAAGGGCTCGTACTTATTAGTACATGGCTCGGCAGATGATAATGTACATTTGCAAAATACTATGTTAATGGTTGAAGCTCTTGTACAAGCAAACAAACAATTTGATTGGGCTATTTACCCTGACAAAAATCATGGTATATATGGTGGTGCTACAAGGCTACAGCTCTATACCAAAATGACTAATTTTATTAAAGAGAAACTATAA
- a CDS encoding hydroxymethylglutaryl-CoA reductase, degradative, producing MSKAIAGFSKLSKDQKIAWIAKEYFSNPDEAIALIQKYWNNDAEVQKLHDEFIENTITNFYLPLGIAPNFSINGKDYTIPMAIEESSVVAAASKSAKFWATRGGFKATVLNTEKIGQVHFMFKGDIEKLRSFFATVKPKLFSETESITGNMQKRGGGILDIELRDKTDLLPNYYQLHATFETVDSMGANFINSCLEQFAKILKSEAEIYSDFNEGEKNLQVVMSILSNYVPNCVVRAEVSCPVSDLNEDKSISPEEFAEKFITAVQIAEVEPFRAVTHNKGIMNGIDAVILATGNDFRAVEAGIHAYASREGKYSSLSHATVEDGIFRFWIDVPLALGTVGGLTSLHPLVKLSMEMLGKPSAKELMQIVAVAGLAQNFAALRSLTTTGIQQGHMKMHLMNILNQLQATEAEKQKAVKHFEKNTVSHSAAGDFIQELRKVNA from the coding sequence ATGAGTAAAGCGATAGCGGGGTTTTCTAAACTGAGTAAAGACCAAAAAATAGCATGGATTGCTAAAGAGTACTTTTCTAACCCTGACGAAGCAATAGCTTTGATACAAAAATACTGGAATAATGATGCTGAAGTGCAAAAACTACACGACGAATTCATCGAAAACACCATTACCAACTTCTATTTACCACTAGGTATAGCACCAAATTTCAGTATAAATGGTAAAGATTACACTATACCTATGGCTATAGAAGAAAGCTCGGTAGTGGCAGCAGCATCCAAGTCAGCAAAGTTTTGGGCAACACGTGGTGGGTTTAAAGCAACCGTTTTAAATACCGAAAAAATAGGTCAGGTTCACTTTATGTTTAAAGGAGATATTGAGAAACTACGCTCATTTTTTGCAACTGTAAAACCTAAACTATTTTCGGAAACAGAAAGTATAACGGGCAATATGCAAAAACGGGGAGGAGGGATTTTGGATATTGAACTTCGCGATAAAACTGACTTACTACCCAACTATTATCAATTACATGCTACTTTTGAAACAGTTGATAGTATGGGTGCCAACTTTATCAATTCCTGTTTAGAGCAGTTTGCCAAAATACTAAAAAGTGAAGCTGAAATATATTCTGACTTTAATGAGGGTGAAAAAAACCTACAGGTAGTAATGAGCATACTCTCTAACTATGTACCCAACTGCGTGGTGCGTGCCGAAGTATCTTGCCCTGTAAGCGACCTTAATGAGGATAAAAGCATAAGTCCTGAAGAATTTGCCGAAAAATTTATTACAGCGGTACAAATTGCCGAAGTAGAACCTTTTAGAGCTGTTACCCACAATAAGGGTATAATGAATGGTATTGACGCTGTTATACTGGCAACAGGTAACGATTTTCGCGCTGTTGAAGCTGGCATACACGCCTATGCCTCAAGAGAAGGAAAATATAGCAGCCTGTCGCACGCTACGGTTGAAGATGGTATTTTCAGGTTTTGGATAGATGTACCATTAGCATTGGGTACTGTAGGCGGACTTACATCATTGCACCCTTTAGTTAAGTTATCAATGGAGATGCTTGGCAAGCCCTCTGCTAAAGAATTAATGCAAATAGTAGCCGTAGCAGGATTGGCACAAAACTTTGCAGCACTGCGCTCGCTTACCACTACAGGCATACAACAGGGACATATGAAAATGCACTTAATGAACATCCTGAACCAACTACAAGCTACCGAGGCAGAAAAACAAAAAGCTGTAAAACATTTCGAAAAAAACACTGTTAGCCACTCAGCAGCAGGCGACTTTATACAAGAATTACGAAAAGTAAATGCTTAA
- a CDS encoding GYDIA family GHMP kinase, whose translation MKKTFYSNGKLLLTGEYTVLDGAKAFALPTKYGQYLHIEEDIAVGEKIFWKSLDADGSVWYEDNITISDIINNRTPENNSITSTLITILYKAHLQNPDILEKATGLIITTELTFPKHWGLGTSSTLINNIAKWFSIDAYRLLWDSFGGSGYDIACAQHNTPILYQIIKGKPTVTPIAFKPSFTDNLYFIYLNQKQDSRKAIASYREKENDINSIISQINMITNAAANANKSINNFTALLDEHEAIMSQVLSTPTVKESLFPDFKGSLKSLGAWGGDFILAIAKDNPTAYFKKKGYTTIISYDDMIL comes from the coding sequence TTGAAGAAGACCTTTTACAGTAACGGAAAACTATTACTTACAGGTGAATATACTGTACTCGATGGTGCAAAAGCTTTTGCATTACCTACAAAATATGGGCAGTATTTACATATAGAAGAAGACATAGCGGTAGGGGAAAAAATATTCTGGAAAAGTCTCGACGCCGATGGTTCTGTTTGGTATGAAGATAACATTACAATAAGTGATATTATTAATAATCGTACGCCCGAAAATAACAGTATAACTAGTACACTTATTACAATACTCTACAAAGCACATCTTCAAAATCCTGATATTCTAGAAAAAGCAACGGGTCTAATAATTACAACCGAGCTTACATTTCCTAAACATTGGGGGTTAGGCACGTCATCTACTTTAATAAACAATATAGCAAAATGGTTTAGTATTGATGCTTATCGGTTATTATGGGATAGTTTTGGAGGTAGTGGTTATGATATTGCATGCGCACAACACAACACACCTATACTATATCAAATAATTAAAGGTAAGCCAACAGTTACACCAATAGCTTTCAAACCTAGTTTTACTGATAATCTCTATTTCATATACCTTAACCAAAAACAGGATAGCCGCAAAGCAATCGCTTCTTATCGTGAAAAGGAGAATGACATTAATAGTATCATTAGTCAAATAAACATGATAACTAATGCAGCAGCTAATGCTAATAAAAGCATTAATAACTTTACGGCACTGCTTGACGAACATGAAGCTATAATGAGCCAAGTATTAAGTACCCCAACAGTTAAAGAGTCACTTTTCCCTGATTTTAAAGGCTCACTAAAAAGTCTTGGCGCATGGGGTGGCGATTTTATACTGGCTATAGCCAAAGATAACCCTACAGCTTATTTTAAGAAAAAAGGTTATACTACTATAATCAGCTATGACGACATGATATTATAA
- a CDS encoding peptidylprolyl isomerase translates to MAVLSKIRQRSLLLILVIGFSLLAFIVTDLVGNGGFGTTKNIGSVDGKDIPVQEFLQKVGDVQSRQQGVSPTQAANMVWNQEVESVLYEARYEEAGLRVGRDHVYNMYAQDPSVGRNPQFQNAVGEFDKAKFNEFLVNMKENNPEQYKNIERNIPQVEDAAKKQLYITMVKAGFVTTKLDGKSKYSLENDKASFDYVYVPYTTINDDEVKVSDDEIIAYMKKNEKKYKADATVSVEYVLIENKASAQDEADTRAGVEALLLPKVVYNDLTKTNDTIPSFRGEVVNVKEYVNNNSDIPFDTTYVAKKDLPIEYAEQLFNLQKGEVFGPYKDKEYYKLSKMVNRRPGGTAKVSHILIAYEGSRSPGELTRTKEEAEAKANELLKKVRANPSSFSDLAKENSDDPGSKNTGGIYDDVFKGQMVPEFDAFVFGNGIGSTDVVETDFGFHVIKVLDKYDAVQLATIAKSIQPSEKTSDDAFTKATKLEMDAQDKPFEELVKAIGSEIKPVNKLGVNDENIQGLGSQRSIVRWAFNSETKEGDVKKFDVTEGHVVVKLNKRNEKGLQPVEDAKATVMPILMNEKKAVLVKDKMKGDTLEAVAQSAGSSIATANNVSLAAPLVTGVGSEPAVVGRVFKIGEGKTSGLIEGKTGVFMVRTKTIAKAAELPNYNAIISRTESQTRGGVQTRLTTALKEKADIEDNRAEFN, encoded by the coding sequence ATGGCGGTTTTATCAAAAATTAGACAGCGTTCGTTACTTCTAATACTTGTTATTGGTTTTTCATTATTAGCTTTCATTGTTACCGATTTAGTAGGTAATGGAGGCTTCGGTACTACCAAAAATATAGGGAGTGTTGACGGTAAAGATATTCCTGTACAGGAGTTTTTACAAAAAGTAGGCGATGTGCAAAGCAGGCAACAAGGCGTTAGCCCAACACAGGCTGCTAATATGGTTTGGAATCAGGAAGTAGAAAGTGTTTTGTATGAAGCACGTTATGAAGAGGCAGGTTTACGTGTAGGTCGTGATCACGTTTACAATATGTATGCTCAAGATCCTTCTGTGGGGCGTAACCCACAATTTCAAAACGCCGTAGGTGAATTTGATAAAGCAAAATTCAATGAGTTTCTTGTAAATATGAAAGAGAATAATCCTGAACAATATAAAAATATTGAAAGGAATATTCCACAAGTAGAGGATGCTGCTAAAAAGCAACTTTACATTACAATGGTAAAAGCAGGATTTGTTACTACAAAACTTGATGGGAAATCAAAATACAGTCTTGAGAATGATAAAGCTTCTTTTGATTATGTATATGTACCTTACACAACAATTAATGATGATGAAGTAAAAGTTTCAGATGATGAGATTATTGCTTACATGAAAAAGAACGAAAAGAAATATAAAGCAGATGCTACTGTTAGTGTAGAATATGTTTTAATAGAGAATAAGGCATCTGCACAAGATGAAGCTGATACTAGAGCTGGCGTAGAAGCATTGCTTTTACCAAAAGTAGTATATAATGATTTGACTAAAACAAATGATACTATTCCTAGTTTTAGAGGAGAGGTTGTTAATGTTAAAGAATATGTGAACAACAACTCTGATATTCCTTTTGATACTACTTATGTAGCGAAAAAAGATCTTCCTATAGAGTATGCTGAGCAGTTGTTTAACTTGCAAAAAGGAGAAGTATTCGGTCCTTATAAGGATAAAGAGTATTACAAACTTAGTAAAATGGTAAATAGAAGACCCGGTGGTACTGCAAAAGTAAGCCATATACTTATTGCTTATGAAGGTAGTAGATCTCCAGGTGAACTAACGAGAACAAAAGAAGAGGCTGAAGCTAAGGCTAATGAGCTTTTAAAGAAAGTGAGAGCTAACCCAAGTTCTTTTTCTGATTTAGCTAAAGAAAATAGTGATGACCCTGGTTCTAAAAATACTGGCGGTATATATGATGATGTGTTTAAAGGGCAAATGGTTCCTGAGTTTGATGCATTTGTATTTGGTAACGGTATAGGTAGTACAGATGTAGTTGAGACTGATTTTGGTTTCCACGTTATAAAAGTACTAGATAAGTATGATGCAGTACAACTTGCTACTATTGCTAAGAGTATACAGCCATCTGAAAAAACAAGTGATGATGCGTTTACTAAAGCTACTAAGCTTGAGATGGATGCGCAAGACAAACCTTTCGAGGAGCTTGTTAAAGCGATAGGTTCAGAAATTAAGCCAGTTAATAAATTAGGCGTTAATGATGAAAATATTCAAGGTTTAGGTTCTCAAAGAAGTATTGTTCGTTGGGCATTTAATAGCGAAACTAAAGAAGGTGACGTTAAGAAGTTTGATGTAACAGAAGGTCATGTTGTAGTGAAACTTAACAAGAGAAACGAAAAAGGATTACAACCTGTAGAAGATGCTAAAGCTACTGTAATGCCAATTCTTATGAATGAGAAGAAAGCAGTACTAGTAAAAGATAAAATGAAAGGTGATACACTTGAAGCTGTTGCACAGTCTGCTGGTTCAAGTATTGCTACTGCTAATAATGTTTCGCTTGCCGCCCCACTTGTTACAGGTGTAGGTTCTGAGCCTGCTGTAGTAGGTAGAGTATTTAAAATTGGCGAAGGCAAAACTTCAGGACTTATAGAAGGTAAAACAGGTGTGTTTATGGTAAGAACTAAAACCATAGCTAAAGCAGCTGAGTTGCCAAACTATAATGCTATAATAAGCAGAACAGAATCTCAAACTAGAGGAGGAGTACAGACAAGACTTACTACAGCGCTTAAAGAGAAAGCTGATATTGAAGACAACAGAGCTGAATTTAACTAA